The following are encoded together in the Acidiferrobacteraceae bacterium genome:
- a CDS encoding ABA4-like family protein, protein MNADILFSILNTAILPAWLLLILAPRWRWTRRVVGSGGYSFVYAIVYTALISVFIGHSNGGFSSLAEVQRLFANPFLLIAGWVHYLAFDLLVGSWIVKDAQYHGIHHGWVVPCLVLTFLFGPIGWASYQVLRAIRLKSVSAVP, encoded by the coding sequence ATGAACGCCGATATCCTGTTTTCGATCCTGAACACCGCAATCCTGCCCGCGTGGCTGCTGTTGATTCTCGCACCACGCTGGCGCTGGACCCGACGTGTCGTTGGCTCCGGGGGCTACAGCTTCGTCTACGCGATCGTGTATACGGCGCTGATCAGCGTTTTCATCGGCCACAGCAATGGCGGCTTCTCCTCTCTTGCCGAGGTGCAACGACTGTTTGCCAATCCCTTTCTCCTGATCGCCGGATGGGTACACTATTTGGCCTTCGATCTCCTGGTCGGAAGCTGGATCGTGAAGGATGCCCAATACCATGGAATCCATCATGGGTGGGTCGTGCCGTGCCTGGTGCTGACGTTCCTGTTCGGACCCATTGGCTGGGCGAGCTATCAGGTCCTGCGGGCAATACGACTGAAGTCGGTATCCGCGGTTCCATAG
- a CDS encoding DUF2306 domain-containing protein — MKPARRQKLLWTAIILLSLIGAWSALAHYLPQPDTAFVERTNPPPGREWYLQQMPRYQARPVMTALHVAPAFLFMLLAPLQLSRRVRDRRPALHRWNGRLLVAIGSILGPVGIAIGIVMPFGGPIELVVSSIIGIAFLVSLFMGVVRIRQKRIAEHRQWMLRMLAVGFVPVTMRGLMIAGVMLFGLQAPVIFGPTMLMGLVINVFVIELHLRRKRRIQQPGIAAAGISPA; from the coding sequence ATGAAACCAGCCCGTCGTCAGAAGCTCTTGTGGACCGCCATCATCCTGCTCAGCCTGATCGGCGCGTGGTCCGCCCTTGCCCATTATTTACCCCAGCCGGACACCGCTTTCGTTGAACGGACCAACCCGCCTCCCGGCCGGGAATGGTATCTGCAACAAATGCCCCGCTACCAGGCGCGGCCCGTAATGACCGCCCTGCACGTGGCGCCGGCATTCCTGTTCATGCTGCTGGCACCGCTCCAACTGTCGCGGCGCGTGCGCGACCGCCGTCCCGCACTGCACCGCTGGAATGGCCGCTTGCTCGTCGCCATCGGATCGATCCTCGGACCCGTGGGTATTGCGATTGGAATCGTCATGCCCTTCGGCGGACCGATTGAACTCGTGGTCTCGAGCATCATCGGGATTGCATTCCTTGTCTCGCTGTTCATGGGGGTAGTGCGGATCCGACAAAAGCGCATCGCCGAACATCGCCAGTGGATGCTACGCATGCTCGCCGTGGGATTTGTGCCCGTGACCATGCGCGGCCTGATGATCGCAGGCGTGATGCTGTTCGGCCTGCAGGCGCCCGTGATCTTCGGCCCAACCATGTTAATGGGACTGGTGATCAATGTTTTCGTGATCGAATTGCATCTGCGACGCAAACGCCGTATCCAACAACCAGGCATCGCTGCCGCGGGCATCAGCCCGGCCTGA
- a CDS encoding TetR/AcrR family transcriptional regulator has protein sequence MAGKRETRLYHHGDLRNSLLAAAEKLLREQGAADISLREVAKAAGVSHTAPYRHFQDKSSLLQALAAIGYGRLRDALQDVRANHAAQPDEALLAAGEAYVMLAVDNPEMTQLMFGGVLPREVSEAELMECSDSAFNALLEIVDLGLEQGIYKEKDRMEIALAAWSMVHGLSMLITAGQLAQYASDPKSVRSLARGVGEKLLRGLS, from the coding sequence ATGGCTGGAAAACGCGAAACCAGGCTTTATCACCACGGGGATCTGCGGAACTCACTACTGGCTGCAGCCGAGAAGTTGCTGCGTGAGCAGGGGGCCGCGGATATCAGCCTGCGCGAGGTGGCCAAGGCGGCCGGCGTCAGTCACACCGCGCCGTATCGGCATTTCCAGGACAAGAGCAGCCTGTTGCAGGCCCTGGCAGCCATTGGCTACGGACGGCTCCGCGACGCCTTGCAAGACGTTCGCGCGAACCATGCCGCGCAGCCCGATGAGGCCCTGCTGGCCGCGGGTGAGGCCTATGTGATGTTGGCCGTGGACAATCCGGAGATGACGCAACTCATGTTTGGCGGTGTGTTGCCGCGCGAGGTCAGCGAAGCGGAGCTCATGGAGTGCTCAGACAGTGCGTTCAATGCCTTGCTGGAAATTGTGGATCTGGGTCTGGAGCAGGGCATCTACAAGGAGAAGGACCGCATGGAAATCGCCCTGGCCGCATGGTCCATGGTCCACGGCCTGTCCATGTTGATTACCGCCGGGCAGCTTGCCCAATACGCCAGCGACCCGAAATCGGTGCGCTCCCTCGCGCGAGGGGTAGGGGAGAAGCTGCTGCGCGGACTCAGTTGA
- a CDS encoding LysR family transcriptional regulator: MSAIPAGSAASAGNMELEWSDLEVILAVCRAGSLSGAARALGQNHSTIFRKVNAIEGKTGVRFFERLPDGYKMTEAGETALRYAERVESEVHALSREVLGQDMRLQGKIRVTAPEGMAAHITPPLLAKFCKLHPEVSIEMLGGTSALDLGRREADVAIRATRKPPDASLGRKVCDFRFGMFASPRYLQQHGKQPIQEQKWAMITGTPEWLVPHIWKKKAQADRQVVFSSSITQAVLNTAAEGMGLTFLPCYLGDADPRLVRVGKPLEPLTIELWVLTHPDLRHTARVKALMAFLFDALKKDTDLFEGRQPNQGRKPVAQRKA, encoded by the coding sequence ATGAGTGCAATTCCAGCCGGATCCGCTGCTTCCGCAGGAAACATGGAGCTGGAATGGAGCGATCTGGAGGTGATCCTGGCGGTTTGCCGGGCCGGCAGCCTGTCCGGGGCCGCCCGCGCCCTGGGACAGAATCACAGCACGATTTTCCGCAAGGTCAACGCCATCGAGGGCAAGACCGGAGTGCGCTTCTTCGAGCGCCTGCCCGACGGCTACAAGATGACCGAGGCCGGCGAAACCGCCCTGCGCTATGCCGAGCGCGTGGAAAGCGAGGTCCATGCCCTGAGCCGGGAAGTGCTTGGCCAGGACATGCGCCTGCAGGGCAAGATCCGGGTCACCGCGCCGGAAGGGATGGCCGCGCACATTACTCCGCCCCTATTGGCGAAATTCTGCAAGCTTCATCCGGAGGTATCGATCGAGATGCTGGGCGGCACTTCGGCGCTGGACCTGGGACGACGGGAAGCCGATGTCGCCATCCGCGCAACCCGGAAGCCGCCGGATGCAAGCCTCGGCCGCAAGGTATGTGATTTTCGGTTTGGCATGTTTGCCTCGCCAAGGTACCTGCAGCAACACGGCAAACAGCCAATACAGGAACAGAAATGGGCCATGATTACCGGAACTCCCGAGTGGCTGGTGCCCCATATCTGGAAGAAGAAGGCCCAGGCCGACAGACAGGTCGTATTTTCCAGTAGTATCACCCAGGCCGTGCTCAACACGGCAGCCGAGGGCATGGGCCTTACCTTCCTGCCCTGTTATCTGGGTGATGCGGATCCGCGCCTGGTACGGGTCGGCAAGCCGCTGGAGCCGCTCACGATTGAGTTGTGGGTCTTGACCCATCCCGATCTGCGTCATACCGCACGGGTGAAGGCGCTGATGGCGTTTCTGTTTGATGCCCTGAAAAAAGATACGGATCTGTTCGAGGGAAGACAACCCAACCAGGGACGGAAGCCTGTAGCACAGAGGAAAGCGTAG
- a CDS encoding DUF6356 family protein: MNPFTAHTREQGVTYIEHMIFALAIAARLFASVIAFAAHGVFPFIGIRKELDLEVTAEFIRQQNDWIEGKKKEIRSALTA; the protein is encoded by the coding sequence ATGAATCCATTTACCGCACATACCCGGGAACAGGGCGTGACCTATATCGAGCACATGATCTTCGCCCTAGCCATCGCCGCCCGCCTGTTTGCCAGCGTAATCGCCTTCGCGGCCCACGGAGTCTTTCCGTTCATCGGCATCCGCAAGGAGCTGGACCTGGAGGTCACCGCCGAATTCATTCGCCAGCAGAACGACTGGATCGAGGGCAAGAAGAAGGAGATCCGGTCGGCATTGACTGCCTGA
- a CDS encoding cupin domain-containing protein, which translates to MTTTSESTKENIAVAAASLKFEDLLTSQLQGVDGTEVVVSITTVPPYTTLPTHWHPGEEFAYVLEGSFLLHQDGKPNEAYKKGDVGVVPLKQVHTVSTLDEGATVLIFRVHEAGQPGRILVD; encoded by the coding sequence ATGACCACTACATCCGAAAGCACAAAAGAGAATATCGCCGTCGCTGCTGCCTCGCTGAAGTTTGAGGACCTTCTGACCAGCCAGCTCCAGGGCGTCGACGGCACCGAGGTCGTCGTCAGCATCACCACGGTTCCGCCGTACACCACGCTGCCCACCCATTGGCACCCCGGAGAAGAGTTTGCCTACGTGCTGGAGGGTTCCTTTCTATTGCACCAGGACGGAAAGCCCAATGAGGCCTACAAGAAAGGTGATGTCGGCGTTGTGCCGCTGAAGCAGGTCCACACCGTGTCCACCCTGGATGAAGGTGCGACCGTCCTGATCTTCCGCGTGCACGAGGCGGGTCAGCCGGGCCGGATACTGGTGGACTAG
- the merB gene encoding organomercurial lyase produces MNAKLDNALERLRRILPLHARQQQCSEPVQELHREFLRSFVARGRILSRQEVAQYVDDPDEAIQILRENDMVVCAADGTPVGAYPFTMEEREYRVRANGHLVHAMCALDALAVSPMFDMRTEIDSRCRVTGDPVHILQSGKIVENPWETGWLHIGIAWGAADVAVHCADSLCMEMTFLRDGAVAQKWLRDDKESREIFPLPEAVDFAARFFVPLMFREFSQSVPGTIV; encoded by the coding sequence ATGAACGCCAAACTGGACAATGCGCTGGAACGCCTGCGACGGATTCTTCCCCTGCATGCGCGACAACAGCAATGCAGCGAGCCGGTCCAGGAACTGCACCGGGAGTTTCTGCGTTCGTTTGTTGCGCGGGGGCGGATTCTCAGTCGCCAGGAGGTGGCGCAATACGTCGATGACCCGGACGAAGCGATCCAGATATTGCGCGAGAACGATATGGTGGTGTGCGCGGCGGACGGAACTCCCGTGGGGGCCTATCCATTTACCATGGAGGAGCGCGAGTACCGCGTTCGAGCGAACGGACACCTGGTGCATGCCATGTGCGCACTGGATGCGCTGGCCGTGAGTCCGATGTTCGACATGAGGACGGAAATTGATTCCCGATGCAGGGTCACCGGGGATCCGGTCCATATCCTTCAGTCCGGGAAGATTGTCGAGAATCCATGGGAAACCGGCTGGCTCCACATTGGCATTGCCTGGGGCGCCGCGGATGTGGCCGTTCATTGCGCCGACAGCCTGTGTATGGAGATGACCTTTCTGCGTGACGGCGCAGTCGCCCAAAAGTGGCTACGGGACGACAAGGAAAGCCGGGAGATTTTTCCACTACCGGAGGCGGTGGATTTCGCGGCCCGATTCTTCGTTCCCCTTATGTTCCGCGAATTCAGTCAGTCGGTACCAGGCACGATCGTATAG
- a CDS encoding STAS/SEC14 domain-containing protein, whose protein sequence is MFKVTQEGNRLDIEMSGRLDSDAMKLALDELVSQSTDIEDGTMLYDVVDFHLPSLSAIAIEFSRLPSMLGFLKKFRRAAVLTDKAWLKKVSELEAIFYPGLEIRAFDREQREDAETWLSQN, encoded by the coding sequence GTGTTCAAGGTTACTCAGGAAGGAAATCGCCTGGACATCGAGATGAGCGGCAGGCTCGACTCCGACGCCATGAAGCTCGCCCTGGACGAGTTGGTGAGCCAGTCCACCGATATCGAAGATGGGACGATGCTTTACGATGTGGTGGACTTTCATCTTCCTTCCCTTTCCGCCATTGCGATCGAATTTTCCCGGCTGCCGTCCATGCTTGGCTTCCTGAAGAAGTTCAGACGGGCGGCGGTACTGACGGACAAGGCGTGGCTCAAAAAGGTGAGCGAACTTGAGGCAATCTTCTATCCCGGCCTTGAAATCCGGGCGTTCGACCGCGAGCAGCGGGAAGACGCCGAGACCTGGTTGTCACAGAACTGA
- a CDS encoding GFA family protein, translating to MTETRYPIQGACQCGSVTYELREPPLMVVACHCKECQKLSTSAFSITAVVKADAVEFNGEMKDWSRMADSGNVNAAKFCPTCGNRMYHYNPAEPDIIKLKPTNLSDTSMIEPTAHVWVSEKLPWFQIPAGVKVFDKQP from the coding sequence ATGACGGAGACCAGATATCCGATCCAGGGCGCCTGCCAGTGCGGGTCCGTAACCTACGAATTGCGCGAGCCACCCTTAATGGTGGTGGCGTGTCACTGCAAGGAGTGCCAGAAGCTGTCCACGAGCGCCTTCAGTATTACGGCGGTGGTAAAGGCCGACGCGGTGGAATTCAACGGAGAAATGAAGGACTGGAGCCGCATGGCCGATAGCGGCAACGTCAATGCCGCCAAGTTCTGTCCCACCTGCGGAAATCGTATGTATCACTACAATCCTGCCGAACCGGATATTATAAAGCTGAAGCCGACCAATCTGTCGGATACCAGTATGATTGAGCCCACTGCCCATGTCTGGGTGAGCGAGAAACTGCCCTGGTTCCAGATCCCGGCAGGGGTGAAGGTATTTGACAAGCAGCCGTAA
- a CDS encoding NAD(P)-dependent alcohol dehydrogenase: MKALVYSHYGSTDVLHLKDVDKPVPGAGEILVRVRATTVNRTDNATVKGIPFFARIATGLMRPKQPIPGSEFSGDVETVGEGVTSLAAGDRVFGFKDIGCGAQAEYLTIAEDHALTIPDGLSYEQAAAGTEGAHYARNFMNKVPIAPGQDVMVYGATGAIGSALVQLSKAEGLNVTAVCGARNVELVKSLGADRVLDYTHEDFRQDAQRYDYVFDAVGKVSFFQTRHLLKPGGVYISSDLGFLGQNMYLPMITPWTRKLLGTRMTAFPIPTDIPASLALVKRLTEQGKFRPVIDREYPFDQIVEAYRYVERGHKTGNVVVTVA; this comes from the coding sequence TTGAAAGCCCTCGTCTACAGCCACTATGGTTCGACCGATGTTCTTCACCTAAAGGACGTGGACAAGCCCGTTCCCGGTGCGGGTGAAATTCTTGTACGGGTGCGTGCCACCACCGTCAATCGCACGGACAACGCGACGGTGAAGGGGATTCCCTTTTTCGCCCGCATTGCGACCGGACTCATGAGACCTAAACAACCCATACCCGGCAGCGAGTTCTCGGGCGACGTCGAGACCGTCGGCGAGGGCGTTACATCGCTGGCGGCAGGCGACAGGGTATTTGGTTTCAAGGACATCGGTTGCGGCGCCCAGGCGGAATATCTGACTATCGCTGAAGACCATGCGCTGACCATTCCGGATGGGCTTTCCTATGAGCAGGCTGCCGCGGGGACGGAAGGCGCGCACTATGCCCGCAACTTCATGAACAAGGTTCCGATTGCGCCGGGACAGGATGTAATGGTTTATGGTGCCACTGGCGCCATCGGTTCCGCGCTGGTACAGCTTTCGAAGGCGGAGGGCCTGAACGTCACGGCGGTGTGCGGTGCCCGCAATGTCGAACTGGTGAAATCCCTGGGTGCGGACCGTGTGCTTGACTACACCCACGAGGACTTCCGCCAGGATGCGCAGCGATACGATTACGTTTTCGACGCGGTGGGCAAGGTCTCCTTTTTCCAGACCCGGCATCTGCTCAAGCCGGGCGGGGTATACATCTCGTCCGATCTCGGTTTCCTCGGCCAGAACATGTACCTGCCGATGATCACGCCCTGGACCCGGAAGTTGCTGGGCACGAGAATGACAGCCTTTCCCATTCCGACGGACATCCCGGCCAGTCTTGCACTGGTCAAACGACTGACGGAGCAAGGAAAGTTTCGCCCTGTCATCGATCGCGAATATCCCTTCGATCAGATCGTCGAGGCCTATCGCTACGTGGAGCGGGGACACAAGACGGGAAACGTTGTAGTCACAGTCGCCTAG
- a CDS encoding GNAT family N-acetyltransferase: MELPRFDPPVVLQTPRLRLRPWQDVDREPFAAMSTDPEVMHYFPAVLDRNQSDALVDLAQGLIEERGWGFWALEVKASGEFAGFTGLHTPDPELPFSPCVEVGWRLARVHWGKGYATEAARTCLAFGFDQLGLDEIVSFTSIDNARSRAVMERLGMEAAGEFDHPLLHPNSPLRRHILYRLAHPGNGETGIA, encoded by the coding sequence ATGGAACTGCCCCGATTTGACCCGCCTGTGGTGCTGCAAACGCCGCGACTGCGTTTGCGCCCGTGGCAAGATGTGGACCGGGAGCCATTCGCGGCCATGAGCACCGATCCCGAAGTCATGCACTACTTCCCGGCAGTTCTCGACCGGAATCAGAGCGATGCACTTGTGGATCTGGCACAGGGGCTGATCGAAGAGCGTGGATGGGGATTCTGGGCGCTGGAGGTAAAGGCAAGCGGTGAATTCGCGGGGTTCACCGGATTGCACACTCCTGATCCGGAGTTGCCGTTCTCGCCCTGCGTTGAAGTGGGCTGGCGCCTGGCACGGGTACACTGGGGCAAGGGCTACGCGACCGAGGCCGCGCGTACTTGTCTTGCCTTCGGTTTTGACCAGCTCGGCCTGGACGAAATTGTGTCCTTTACCTCGATCGATAACGCTCGATCGCGCGCGGTGATGGAGCGTCTCGGCATGGAAGCCGCGGGAGAGTTCGACCATCCCTTGTTGCACCCGAATTCTCCCCTGCGTCGCCACATCCTGTACCGGCTGGCGCACCCGGGGAACGGGGAAACCGGCATCGCGTGA
- a CDS encoding glutathione S-transferase family protein, translated as MNKIKLTYFDIDGGRAEPARIALSMAKVPFEDHRISFAEFREMRETTPLNAIPVAEIDGTVHTQSNAMNRYFGKLSGLYPDDPWQAFLCDEVLEIVEDAVLAFSPTIRMKGEKQKAAREALASGLFTRVLKTLDQRLAAAGGKYFTDGRLTMADLKVFLWIRRLKSGGMEYIPTDLPDQVAPALVQHMERIAAEPGVATYYASRGK; from the coding sequence ATGAACAAGATCAAATTGACCTATTTCGACATCGACGGCGGTCGCGCCGAACCCGCTCGCATCGCCCTCTCCATGGCCAAGGTTCCGTTTGAGGATCATCGCATCTCCTTTGCCGAGTTCCGCGAAATGCGGGAAACGACTCCGCTCAACGCAATCCCGGTAGCAGAGATCGACGGAACCGTGCATACCCAGAGTAACGCGATGAATCGCTACTTCGGAAAACTGTCCGGTCTGTACCCGGACGACCCGTGGCAGGCCTTTCTTTGCGACGAAGTGCTCGAGATTGTCGAGGACGCCGTGCTCGCGTTTTCGCCCACGATTCGCATGAAAGGAGAAAAACAGAAGGCGGCGCGGGAAGCCCTGGCCAGTGGGCTCTTTACCCGGGTCCTCAAGACCCTGGACCAACGACTGGCCGCGGCCGGTGGAAAATATTTCACCGACGGCCGCCTGACCATGGCCGATCTCAAGGTGTTCCTGTGGATCCGGCGACTGAAGTCCGGCGGGATGGAATACATCCCCACCGACCTGCCGGACCAGGTCGCGCCGGCACTGGTGCAACACATGGAACGCATCGCCGCGGAACCGGGCGTGGCCACCTACTACGCCAGTCGCGGGAAGTAG